The following coding sequences lie in one Pseudoxanthomonas sp. SE1 genomic window:
- a CDS encoding PepSY domain-containing protein, whose product MTPWMRTLHKWVGLIIGLQLLLWMASGVMMSWLDHDQVQGHEFQAHEHAAHEWPANARSPASFLGGNKKVSRVSSGWLLDTPVYQLADAQGITLANAVSGQPIALDAAWATRLAQASYTGPGTLKAPRLLEWSGEVRDHEGRLWRVDTDDGQDTTVYLSAQTGEVLYHRNKTWRLFDVFWMLHIMDYTGRKNFNNPLVVTAAIGGLWLALTGIWLLFASFHWSEFVPRRWRPARELSVFGPDGTRLRTVRASAGDNVYVSLAREGVQLPSNCGGGQSCGLCEVRFRGAAPKATAADRAHLGASKVKMGYRLACNLAVTEDTDVEVAGGASLWTEYGATVEQVTAVTPFLREIVLKPDEAPGPEYQPGAYLQVHVPNYEVPVNKLVRPEHHHQEWAGVDLPEKLVNREPVRRAYSLALPVDQAQGRLTLLARFSPGRSDKKRHPPGRGSTYLYTLSPGDRVCFSGPFGDFALKPHGREKVFIGGGAGMAPLRAMIRTLLAGQGCERIHFWYGARSLKEAPYIEEMERLAQQHENFSWHLVLSDEAQNDDALLRGLVHEVAHDRLLKAHQALADCEFYLCGPPAMLKATRELLTRLGVPDSQVAFDDFKI is encoded by the coding sequence ATGACGCCCTGGATGAGAACGCTGCACAAATGGGTCGGCTTGATCATCGGCTTGCAGTTGCTGCTTTGGATGGCCAGTGGCGTGATGATGAGCTGGCTGGACCACGATCAGGTGCAGGGCCATGAGTTCCAGGCGCACGAGCATGCGGCCCATGAGTGGCCTGCCAATGCCCGTTCGCCGGCCAGTTTCCTGGGTGGAAACAAGAAAGTCAGTCGCGTCAGTTCGGGCTGGTTGCTGGATACCCCGGTCTATCAGTTGGCCGATGCCCAGGGCATTACCTTGGCCAACGCCGTGTCCGGCCAACCCATTGCCTTGGACGCGGCCTGGGCCACACGCCTGGCGCAAGCCTCCTATACCGGCCCCGGTACGTTGAAAGCACCGCGCCTGTTGGAGTGGAGTGGTGAGGTACGCGATCACGAAGGCCGACTGTGGCGCGTGGATACCGACGATGGCCAGGACACCACGGTGTACCTGTCTGCGCAGACGGGCGAGGTGCTTTACCACCGCAACAAGACCTGGCGCCTGTTCGATGTGTTCTGGATGTTGCACATCATGGACTACACCGGGCGCAAGAACTTCAACAACCCGTTGGTGGTCACCGCCGCGATCGGCGGTCTGTGGTTGGCCCTGACCGGCATCTGGCTGCTGTTTGCCAGCTTCCATTGGAGCGAGTTCGTGCCGCGCCGCTGGCGTCCGGCCCGCGAGTTGTCGGTATTCGGTCCGGATGGGACGCGGCTGCGTACCGTCCGGGCGTCGGCAGGCGACAACGTCTACGTATCGCTGGCGCGCGAAGGCGTGCAACTGCCGTCCAACTGCGGAGGAGGGCAGAGCTGCGGCCTGTGCGAGGTGCGCTTCCGCGGCGCGGCACCCAAAGCCACCGCGGCCGATCGCGCCCACCTAGGCGCGAGCAAGGTCAAGATGGGCTATCGCCTGGCCTGCAACCTGGCCGTGACGGAAGACACCGATGTCGAGGTGGCTGGCGGGGCTAGTCTGTGGACCGAGTATGGCGCCACCGTGGAGCAGGTCACGGCCGTGACGCCTTTCCTGCGCGAGATCGTGCTCAAGCCCGATGAGGCCCCCGGGCCGGAATATCAACCTGGCGCTTACTTGCAGGTGCATGTGCCCAACTACGAGGTACCGGTGAACAAGCTCGTGCGGCCCGAGCACCACCATCAGGAGTGGGCGGGCGTGGACCTGCCCGAGAAGTTGGTCAACCGCGAACCGGTTCGTCGGGCGTATTCGCTCGCCTTGCCTGTCGATCAGGCACAGGGGCGACTGACCTTGCTGGCCCGCTTCAGTCCTGGACGATCGGACAAGAAACGCCATCCTCCTGGCAGGGGCTCAACCTACCTGTACACGCTCTCGCCCGGAGATCGGGTCTGCTTCAGCGGCCCCTTCGGCGACTTTGCGCTCAAGCCTCACGGACGGGAGAAAGTGTTCATCGGTGGCGGCGCCGGCATGGCTCCGTTGCGCGCGATGATTCGGACGCTGTTGGCGGGGCAGGGCTGTGAACGGATCCATTTCTGGTATGGCGCGCGCAGTCTCAAGGAAGCGCCCTACATCGAGGAGATGGAGCGCCTGGCCCAGCAGCACGAGAACTTCAGCTGGCATCTGGTGCTGTCGGATGAAGCGCAGAACGACGATGCGTTATTGCGGGGTCTGGTGCATGAGGTGGCGCATGACCGCCTGCTTAAGGCCCATCAGGCCTTGGCCGATTGCGAGTTCTACTTGTGCGGACCGCCGGCCATGCTTAAGGCCACACGCGAGTTGCTGACCCGGCTGGGTGTACCCGACAGCCAGGTGGCTTTCGACGACTTCAAGATCTGA
- a CDS encoding PepSY domain-containing protein: MSNEITMKSAFWARKAHKWIGLIIGVQALLWMISGVYMTVISLDIIHGDHLAHAHQQPLVAPTHLSGEELQRRYPGMTQVKLKRLLERDVYEIHARDQVYLLDATTGEVLSPGDQQMAIALAKDVYQGQAPVARVEWVTQAPQEVATRPVPMWAVHYADAGETTLYFSPYSGELLARRHSLWRWFDFLWMFHIMDYEARSDVNNTLLRVASAVGLVFVLSGAWLLFYSFRRRAAA; this comes from the coding sequence TTGTCGAACGAGATCACTATGAAATCGGCTTTCTGGGCACGCAAGGCCCACAAATGGATTGGCCTGATCATTGGCGTGCAAGCGCTGCTGTGGATGATCAGTGGCGTGTACATGACGGTCATCTCCTTGGACATCATCCATGGCGATCACTTGGCCCATGCCCATCAGCAGCCGCTGGTGGCACCCACCCACTTGTCCGGTGAGGAACTGCAGCGGCGCTATCCGGGCATGACGCAGGTCAAGCTCAAGCGACTGCTTGAGCGGGATGTCTACGAGATTCACGCGCGCGATCAGGTGTACCTGCTGGACGCCACGACGGGGGAGGTGCTCTCCCCAGGTGATCAGCAGATGGCGATCGCCTTGGCAAAAGACGTCTATCAGGGCCAGGCACCCGTAGCTCGGGTCGAGTGGGTCACTCAGGCGCCACAAGAAGTGGCCACCCGCCCGGTTCCCATGTGGGCGGTGCACTACGCCGATGCCGGTGAAACCACCCTGTATTTCTCGCCCTATAGCGGCGAGCTACTGGCGCGGCGGCACAGCCTGTGGCGCTGGTTTGATTTCCTGTGGATGTTCCACATCATGGACTACGAGGCCCGTTCGGACGTCAACAACACCTTGTTGCGCGTGGCCTCGGCAGTTGGCTTGGTGTTCGTGCTCAGCGGTGCCTGGTTGTTGTTCTACAGCTTTCGCAGGAGGGCCGCAGCATGA
- a CDS encoding sigma-70 family RNA polymerase sigma factor codes for MTTALDEWFISHVLPLEGLIHAFLRRHGHEDSEIPDLRQDAYARIYEAARRGLPAQTKPFVMTTVRNLLIDRIRRSRIVSIEAMADVEQAVMQNDEVTPERHLSARDELRRLQQGLQKLPHKCRQIVELRKIYGLSQREVAGRLGIAEDTVERQTLLGMRALADFMLGGTGKIQRPSRRFNKERSQP; via the coding sequence GTGACCACGGCGCTGGATGAGTGGTTCATATCCCATGTCCTGCCGCTGGAAGGCTTGATCCATGCCTTCCTGCGCCGGCATGGACATGAGGACAGCGAGATTCCTGATCTTAGGCAGGACGCTTACGCACGCATCTATGAAGCCGCGCGACGGGGCTTGCCCGCGCAGACCAAGCCCTTTGTCATGACCACCGTACGTAACCTGCTCATCGATCGTATCCGCCGCTCTCGCATTGTGTCCATCGAAGCGATGGCCGATGTGGAGCAAGCGGTCATGCAAAACGATGAGGTCACGCCTGAGCGACATCTAAGTGCCCGTGATGAACTGCGCCGCTTGCAGCAAGGCTTGCAGAAACTGCCCCACAAATGTCGACAGATTGTGGAGTTGCGCAAGATCTACGGTCTATCCCAGCGCGAAGTAGCCGGACGGTTGGGGATCGCCGAAGATACGGTAGAGCGCCAGACTCTGTTGGGTATGCGGGCCTTGGCAGACTTCATGCTCGGCGGTACCGGCAAGATCCAGCGTCCGTCACGGCGCTTCAACAAGGAACGTTCGCAGCCATGA